A section of the Rhizobium sp. SSA_523 genome encodes:
- a CDS encoding MarR family winged helix-turn-helix transcriptional regulator yields the protein MGFDRTDSAFYLANQLAKNLSRALQKRASALGFSPGQFPVLLALWEEDGLTQRQLLDRLEVEQATLANTLARMERDGLIIRTPHPTDRRAQIIVLTERGRELEALATDAAAEAEDQMFQGFRRFERELLKEYMRMAILNGRASLPG from the coding sequence ATGGGCTTCGACCGCACCGATTCAGCCTTCTATCTTGCCAATCAATTGGCGAAGAACCTCTCCCGGGCGCTGCAGAAACGAGCGTCTGCTCTCGGTTTTTCACCCGGCCAGTTCCCGGTCCTTCTGGCACTCTGGGAGGAAGACGGGTTGACGCAGCGGCAATTGCTGGACCGGCTGGAGGTGGAGCAGGCGACGCTTGCCAATACGCTCGCCCGCATGGAGCGCGACGGCTTGATCATCCGCACGCCTCACCCGACGGACCGGCGCGCGCAGATCATCGTTCTGACCGAACGCGGCCGGGAGCTCGAAGCGCTTGCAACAGATGCCGCCGCCGAAGCGGAAGATCAGATGTTTCAAGGCTTCCGACGGTTCGAGCGGGAACTTCTGAAGGAATATATGCGCATGGCGATCCTGAACGGCCGTGCCAGCCTGCCGGGTTGA
- a CDS encoding GGDEF and EAL domain-containing protein gives MTYEEKRLLALRNLNLLDTPASESFDRITRMASQIFQLPIAAVSLTDTDRQWFKSKVGVDHDTIPRENAPCGEVSDSCDLLVIEDFTLDRRYCSSLLGESGIRFYAGAPLTTREGYCLGALCVLGTEPRKITQAETSALQDLALMVMTQIELQHAFGRIDPISGLPNRVQFSDDLADMKRDAANDRRVVVALDLAQPHEIERLSAVLGPHAFEQVVEDSARNLKAFLTQGANVYHVSHNQFVFVTPAGTDEDEYKDRLVELLASSLVADEIKYAVTPACAVLTVDLRAMSAADCLRALSSAVHKTRSLNESVGFLSESHDLDYQRKFRLLNDFALALSAPDQLRVVLQPRVDLRDARMVSAEVLLRWRHPELGEISPGEFVPIIEHSALAWPLTKWVMATACGQLGPWLRQGHIIRLSVNFTASNLKEDAVGEVLRILDENGVPPQAIEIELTETSLMQDDPQVLTKLDELVERGISIAIDDFGTGYSSLSYLQRLPVDTVKIDRSFVSVLCKGPREQKLVQSMIRLSQDMGYRVVAEGIEVPEAAEMLRSMRCDEGQGYWFSRPLELEAFEEFLHANSTARVLGAVA, from the coding sequence GTGACCTACGAAGAGAAGCGCCTTCTTGCGCTGAGAAATCTCAATCTGCTCGATACGCCGGCCAGCGAGAGCTTTGATCGCATTACCCGCATGGCCAGCCAGATCTTCCAGCTTCCCATTGCGGCCGTTTCGCTGACGGATACGGACCGGCAATGGTTCAAGTCCAAGGTCGGGGTGGATCATGACACGATTCCGCGCGAGAACGCGCCCTGTGGCGAGGTATCCGATAGCTGCGATCTTCTGGTGATCGAGGATTTCACGCTCGATCGGCGCTATTGCAGCAGCCTGTTGGGCGAAAGCGGCATCCGCTTCTATGCCGGTGCGCCGCTTACGACCAGGGAAGGATATTGCCTTGGCGCCTTGTGCGTGCTTGGCACCGAGCCGCGCAAGATCACCCAGGCGGAAACCTCGGCCTTGCAGGATCTGGCGCTGATGGTCATGACGCAGATCGAGCTTCAGCACGCCTTCGGCCGTATCGACCCGATCAGCGGGCTTCCGAACCGGGTCCAGTTCAGCGACGATCTTGCCGATATGAAGCGGGACGCGGCCAATGATCGGCGGGTCGTCGTCGCACTGGATCTTGCGCAACCTCACGAAATCGAGCGGCTGTCCGCGGTGCTGGGGCCGCATGCATTCGAGCAGGTTGTCGAGGATTCAGCACGCAACCTGAAAGCCTTCCTGACGCAGGGTGCGAATGTCTATCACGTCTCGCACAACCAGTTCGTCTTCGTCACCCCCGCCGGCACGGATGAGGACGAATACAAGGATCGTCTCGTGGAGCTGCTGGCCTCCAGTCTCGTCGCCGACGAGATAAAATATGCTGTCACGCCGGCCTGCGCGGTCCTGACGGTTGACCTGCGCGCGATGTCGGCGGCTGACTGCCTGAGAGCCCTGTCGAGCGCTGTGCACAAGACGCGGTCTCTGAACGAAAGCGTCGGCTTCCTCTCCGAAAGCCATGATCTCGATTATCAGCGCAAATTCCGGCTGCTGAACGATTTCGCTCTCGCTCTTAGCGCGCCGGACCAGCTACGCGTGGTGCTTCAGCCGCGGGTTGACCTCCGTGATGCGCGAATGGTGTCTGCCGAGGTCCTGCTGCGCTGGCGTCATCCGGAACTGGGCGAGATCTCGCCCGGGGAGTTCGTCCCGATCATCGAGCACAGCGCTCTCGCCTGGCCACTGACAAAATGGGTGATGGCGACGGCCTGCGGCCAGCTGGGACCATGGTTGAGGCAGGGGCACATCATTCGGTTGTCGGTCAATTTTACCGCAAGCAATCTCAAGGAGGATGCGGTCGGCGAAGTACTGCGTATTCTGGACGAGAACGGCGTTCCGCCGCAGGCGATCGAGATCGAGCTGACGGAGACATCCTTGATGCAGGATGACCCGCAGGTCCTGACAAAACTCGATGAACTGGTGGAGCGCGGGATTTCCATCGCGATCGATGATTTCGGCACCGGCTACAGCAGCCTCTCCTATCTCCAAAGGCTTCCGGTCGACACAGTGAAGATCGATCGCTCCTTTGTCAGCGTTCTCTGCAAAGGCCCGCGCGAGCAGAAGCTGGTTCAGTCCATGATAAGGCTGTCTCAGGACATGGGTTATCGCGTCGTTGCGGAAGGCATCGAGGTGCCGGAGGCTGCGGAAATGCTGCGGTCAATGCGCTGCGACGAGGGCCAGGGCTACTGGTTCTCGCGCCCGCTCGAACTTGAAGCCTTCGAAGAGTTTCTGCATGCCAATTCCACGGCCCGCGTTTTGGGCGCTGTCGCCTGA
- a CDS encoding response regulator: MPGSDVQIVLVAEDDPILRMEIEDILEEAGFQAKVTIDASEALATLEAASENFCALLTDIRMPNEGEGWGVARFARELQPSLPIIYMTGDSAEHWRAQGVPGSILLQKPFAPAQLITALAGLLNEAAMMDIPR, encoded by the coding sequence TTGCCTGGATCTGATGTTCAAATCGTTCTTGTCGCCGAGGATGATCCAATTCTCCGTATGGAGATAGAAGACATCCTTGAGGAAGCTGGCTTTCAGGCGAAGGTAACTATTGATGCTAGCGAGGCGCTGGCCACACTGGAAGCTGCCTCTGAGAATTTCTGCGCCCTGCTTACCGATATCCGGATGCCCAACGAGGGCGAGGGATGGGGTGTGGCGCGATTCGCGCGAGAACTTCAGCCGTCTCTTCCGATCATCTACATGACCGGCGACAGTGCGGAACATTGGAGGGCGCAAGGGGTGCCGGGAAGCATATTGCTTCAGAAGCCCTTCGCCCCGGCACAATTGATCACGGCGCTTGCGGGCTTGCTCAACGAAGCGGCCATGATGGATATTCCGCGGTAG
- the polA gene encoding DNA polymerase I, which yields MKKGDHLFLVDGSGFIFRAFHALPALTRKTDGLPVGAVSGFCNMLWKLLTNARDTNVGVTPTHFAVIFDYSSKTFRKELYADYKANRSAPPEELVPQFGLIRQATRAFNLPCIETDGFEADDIIATYARAAEAIGADVTIISSDKDLMQLVTANVHMYDSMKDKQIGIPDVIEKWGVAPDKMIDLQAMVGDSVDNVPGIPGIGPKTAAQLLEEFGDLETLLARAGEIKQVKRRENIIEHAEKARLSRRLVELRTDVPLDLELDALVLEKQDGPKLIAFLKAMEFGTLTRRVAEACDCDAAAIEPAQVQVEWGPAAHGPDLDPGSEHNQDLQSPTALSGQMVAKAGQENGAKAAEIAAARHESFSAQKIDHSTYVTIRDMDTLQTWIQAARETGLVAFDTETTSLDPMQAELVGLSFAIQDNGSDPASPAIRAAYLPLAHKAGGDDLFSEGLKLVDGQVPMAPALALVKDLLEDESVLKVAQNLKYDYLVMKRHGITLAGFDDTMLISYVLEAGAGNHGMDALSERWLGHTPIAYKDVAGSGKSAVTFDRVDIDKATAYAAEDADVTLRLWLVLKPRLVANGLTRVYERLERPLVPVLARMEERGITIDRQILSRLSGELAQKAAGFEDEIYTLAGERFNIGSPKQLGDILFGRMGLPGGSKTKTGQWSTSAQVLEDLAAQGVELPRKIVDWRQLTKLKSTYTDALPSYVHPQTHRVHTCYSLASTTTGRLSSSEPNLQNIPVRNAEGRKIRTAFISTPGHKLLSADYSQIELRVLAHVAEIPQLRQAFADGIDIHAMTASEMFGVPVEGMPSEVRRRAKAINFGIIYGISAFGLANQLSIERSEASDYIKKYFERFPGIRDYMESTKAFAREHGYVETVFGRRAHYPEIKSSNPSVRAFNERAAINAPIQGSAADVIRRAMVQVEPALAQAGLADRVRMLLQVHDELIFEVEDEAIEAAMPVIVTTMERAALPALDLRVPLKVDARAAHNWDEAH from the coding sequence ATGAAAAAAGGCGATCATCTCTTTCTCGTTGACGGCTCCGGTTTCATCTTCCGGGCCTTCCACGCGCTCCCGGCGCTGACCCGCAAGACGGACGGCCTGCCGGTGGGCGCCGTGTCCGGCTTCTGCAACATGCTCTGGAAGCTGCTGACCAATGCGCGCGACACCAATGTCGGCGTGACGCCGACGCATTTTGCCGTGATCTTCGACTATTCCTCGAAGACCTTCCGCAAAGAGCTTTACGCCGACTACAAGGCCAACCGTTCGGCGCCGCCGGAGGAACTGGTGCCGCAATTCGGCCTGATCCGCCAGGCGACGCGCGCCTTCAACCTGCCCTGCATCGAAACGGATGGCTTCGAAGCCGACGATATCATCGCCACCTATGCCAGGGCCGCCGAGGCAATCGGGGCGGATGTCACCATCATTTCGTCCGACAAGGACCTGATGCAATTGGTGACGGCCAATGTCCATATGTATGACAGCATGAAGGACAAGCAGATCGGCATTCCCGACGTCATCGAGAAATGGGGCGTCGCGCCGGACAAGATGATCGACCTGCAGGCCATGGTCGGCGATTCGGTGGATAACGTGCCGGGCATTCCCGGCATCGGTCCGAAAACGGCGGCGCAGCTTCTGGAGGAATTCGGCGATCTGGAGACATTGCTTGCGCGCGCCGGCGAGATCAAGCAGGTCAAGCGCCGCGAGAACATCATCGAACATGCCGAGAAGGCCCGCCTGTCCCGCAGGCTGGTGGAGCTGCGCACCGATGTGCCGCTCGATCTCGAACTGGATGCTCTGGTGCTTGAGAAGCAGGATGGGCCGAAACTCATCGCCTTCCTGAAGGCGATGGAGTTCGGGACGTTGACGCGCCGGGTTGCGGAAGCCTGTGATTGCGATGCCGCTGCCATCGAGCCTGCACAGGTCCAGGTGGAATGGGGTCCTGCCGCGCATGGACCGGATCTGGATCCCGGCAGCGAGCACAATCAGGATCTCCAGAGCCCGACGGCCCTGTCCGGTCAAATGGTCGCCAAAGCCGGCCAGGAGAATGGCGCAAAGGCAGCGGAGATCGCAGCGGCGCGTCACGAGAGCTTTTCGGCGCAGAAGATCGACCATTCCACCTATGTCACCATTCGCGACATGGACACGCTGCAGACCTGGATCCAGGCGGCGCGGGAAACCGGCCTTGTCGCCTTCGACACGGAGACCACCTCGCTGGATCCGATGCAGGCGGAACTCGTCGGCCTGTCCTTCGCAATTCAGGACAATGGTTCGGATCCGGCCTCGCCTGCCATCCGCGCCGCCTACCTGCCGCTCGCGCACAAGGCCGGCGGAGATGATCTCTTCAGCGAAGGGCTGAAGCTGGTCGACGGCCAGGTGCCGATGGCACCGGCGCTTGCTTTGGTGAAGGACCTTCTGGAGGATGAATCAGTCCTCAAGGTCGCGCAGAACCTGAAGTATGATTATCTCGTCATGAAGCGCCACGGCATCACGCTCGCCGGCTTCGACGATACGATGCTGATTTCCTATGTGCTGGAGGCCGGTGCCGGCAATCACGGCATGGATGCTCTGTCGGAGCGCTGGCTCGGTCATACGCCGATCGCCTACAAGGATGTCGCCGGTTCCGGAAAATCGGCCGTCACTTTCGACCGCGTGGATATCGACAAGGCAACGGCCTATGCGGCTGAGGATGCCGATGTGACGCTGCGGCTCTGGCTGGTCCTGAAGCCGCGCCTGGTCGCAAACGGCCTGACCCGCGTCTATGAGCGGCTGGAGCGGCCCCTGGTGCCGGTTCTCGCCCGCATGGAGGAACGCGGCATCACCATCGACCGGCAGATCCTCTCCCGATTGTCCGGCGAATTGGCGCAGAAGGCAGCAGGCTTCGAGGACGAAATCTATACGCTGGCGGGCGAGCGCTTCAATATCGGCTCGCCGAAGCAATTGGGCGATATCCTGTTTGGCAGGATGGGCCTTCCCGGCGGATCGAAGACCAAGACCGGTCAATGGTCCACGTCGGCGCAGGTGCTGGAGGATCTGGCGGCGCAAGGGGTGGAACTGCCGCGCAAGATCGTCGACTGGCGGCAGTTGACCAAGCTGAAGAGCACCTACACCGACGCCCTGCCGTCTTACGTGCATCCGCAGACGCATCGCGTCCATACCTGCTATTCGCTGGCCTCCACCACGACCGGGCGCCTCTCCTCCTCCGAGCCCAATCTGCAGAATATCCCGGTTCGCAATGCCGAAGGGCGCAAGATCCGCACCGCCTTCATCTCCACTCCCGGACACAAGCTTCTCTCGGCCGATTACAGCCAGATCGAGCTGCGGGTGCTTGCGCATGTGGCGGAGATTCCCCAGCTGCGCCAGGCCTTTGCCGATGGCATCGATATCCATGCCATGACGGCCTCCGAAATGTTCGGCGTCCCGGTGGAGGGCATGCCATCGGAAGTCCGGCGCCGGGCGAAGGCGATCAATTTCGGCATCATCTACGGCATCTCCGCCTTCGGCCTCGCCAATCAGCTTTCCATCGAGCGTTCGGAAGCTTCGGACTACATCAAGAAATATTTCGAACGGTTTCCCGGTATTCGCGACTATATGGAATCCACCAAGGCCTTCGCCCGCGAGCACGGCTATGTGGAAACCGTCTTCGGCCGCCGCGCCCATTACCCGGAAATCAAGTCGTCAAACCCCTCGGTGCGCGCCTTCAACGAGAGAGCTGCCATCAACGCGCCGATCCAGGGCTCGGCTGCGGATGTCATCCGCCGCGCCATGGTGCAGGTCGAGCCCGCTTTGGCGCAAGCCGGACTGGCCGACAGGGTCCGCATGCTTCTGCAGGTGCATGACGAATTGATCTTCGAAGTGGAAGATGAGGCGATCGAGGCGGCGATGCCGGTGATCGTGACGACGATGGAAAGAGCTGCTCTGCCGGCCCTGGATCTGCGCGTGCCGCTGAAGGTGGATGCACGTGCCGCGCATAACTGGGACGAGGCGCATTAA
- a CDS encoding dipeptidase, whose protein sequence is MTDLSPVLDQADRNLASSLDRLFELVRIPSISTDPAYKAECQKAAEWLVERLTALGFKASVRPTPGHPMVVAHHDAGRADAPHVLFYGHYDVQPVDPLNLWENDPFEPMIKDLGDGRKVLTGRGTSDDKGQLMTFVEACRAYKDVHGSLPVKVTILFEGEEESGSPSLKPFLEANARELKADYALVCDTSMWDAETPAIAATLRGLVGEELTVTAADRDLHSGLFGGAAANPIHILTQILAGLRDETGRITLPGFYDGVEETPANIKASWDTLGRDAEGFLGEVGLSEPSGEKGRSVLELTWARPTCEVNGIWGGYTGEGFKTVIAAKASAKVSFRLVGAQDPAKIRESFRSYVRSHIPADCSVEFHEHGGSPAIQLSYDSPVLTKAKTALSDEWPKPAVVVGMGGSIPIVGDFQTYLGMDSLLVGFGLIDDRIHSPNEKYDLNSFHKGIRSWIRILSAL, encoded by the coding sequence ATGACCGATCTTTCCCCTGTGCTCGACCAGGCCGACCGCAACCTCGCCTCCAGCCTGGACCGGCTTTTCGAGCTGGTGCGCATTCCCTCCATCTCGACGGACCCTGCCTATAAAGCGGAGTGCCAGAAGGCAGCGGAATGGCTGGTTGAACGATTGACGGCACTCGGTTTTAAGGCCTCTGTCCGGCCGACTCCTGGCCATCCCATGGTGGTTGCCCATCACGATGCCGGCAGGGCCGACGCACCGCATGTGCTCTTCTACGGCCATTACGACGTGCAACCGGTTGACCCGCTGAACCTCTGGGAGAATGACCCCTTCGAGCCCATGATCAAGGACCTCGGCGACGGCCGCAAGGTCCTCACCGGGCGCGGCACGTCGGACGACAAGGGCCAGTTGATGACCTTCGTCGAGGCCTGCCGTGCCTATAAGGACGTGCACGGATCGCTGCCCGTCAAAGTGACGATCCTGTTCGAGGGCGAGGAGGAATCGGGGTCGCCGTCCCTGAAGCCATTCCTGGAGGCCAATGCCCGGGAGCTGAAGGCAGATTACGCACTGGTTTGCGATACCAGCATGTGGGATGCTGAAACCCCGGCGATCGCGGCAACGCTGCGGGGACTTGTGGGCGAGGAACTGACGGTGACGGCCGCCGATCGCGACCTGCATTCGGGCCTTTTTGGCGGGGCAGCGGCCAATCCCATCCATATTCTCACACAGATCCTGGCCGGACTTCGCGACGAAACGGGCCGTATCACGCTTCCCGGCTTCTATGACGGAGTCGAAGAAACCCCGGCCAATATCAAGGCGAGCTGGGATACGCTGGGCCGCGATGCGGAAGGTTTTCTCGGCGAGGTCGGCCTCTCGGAACCATCCGGCGAAAAGGGCCGGTCGGTTCTGGAGCTCACCTGGGCCCGGCCGACCTGTGAGGTCAACGGCATCTGGGGCGGCTATACGGGAGAGGGTTTCAAGACCGTAATCGCTGCAAAGGCATCGGCGAAGGTCTCGTTCCGTCTCGTCGGCGCCCAGGATCCGGCGAAAATCCGGGAGAGTTTCCGGTCCTATGTGCGATCGCACATTCCCGCCGATTGCAGCGTCGAATTTCACGAGCATGGCGGTTCGCCGGCCATTCAGCTGTCCTATGACTCGCCTGTTCTGACCAAGGCCAAGACAGCGCTTTCCGATGAATGGCCGAAGCCTGCCGTCGTGGTTGGCATGGGTGGCTCCATCCCGATCGTCGGCGATTTTCAGACCTATCTCGGCATGGATTCGCTGCTCGTCGGCTTCGGCCTGATTGACGACCGAATTCATTCGCCAAACGAGAAATACGACCTGAACTCGTTCCACAAAGGGATCCGCTCCTGGATTCGCATCTTGTCGGCGCTCTGA
- a CDS encoding cupin domain-containing protein: MIVATKFLQELESVTELWSPKVVGRVNDQFIKVAKIKGQIAWHKHDDEDELFLVVKGHLKIQFEAGLETVLREGEFCVVPKGVLHNPVADEECWIVLIETVTTKHTGDVVTPMTKSIESQLV, translated from the coding sequence ATGATCGTCGCAACTAAATTTCTTCAAGAGCTCGAGTCGGTTACGGAGCTCTGGTCGCCGAAAGTCGTCGGCCGGGTCAACGATCAGTTCATCAAGGTAGCGAAAATTAAAGGCCAAATCGCTTGGCACAAGCACGACGACGAAGATGAGTTGTTCCTGGTCGTTAAAGGTCATTTGAAGATCCAGTTTGAAGCTGGGCTGGAAACAGTGCTTCGGGAAGGTGAGTTCTGCGTCGTTCCTAAGGGCGTGCTCCACAATCCGGTAGCAGATGAAGAATGCTGGATCGTTCTGATCGAAACCGTCACAACGAAGCACACGGGCGATGTTGTCACGCCTATGACGAAGTCGATCGAGAGCCAGTTGGTTTAA
- a CDS encoding histidine kinase dimerization/phosphoacceptor domain -containing protein yields MDDTDQTVTDITACDREPIHIPGSIQPHGILLVVDPALMTTVGEAGDIARFIPDYARGFSLVAVLGQALADEARDADAGKLTALGRIQTSAGQTDAVAYRSGAYLIVELEQAESAPVEPAPFLLALDAATMRFERTISVNELCREGADMFRSLTGYDRVLIYQFLDDDAGVVIAESHSSGVSSFLNHHFPASDIPRQARALYIRNRSRVIPDVDYQPRPIQSDRDLRQLDLSDSTLRSVSPVHIQYLKNMGVAASASISIVKDGILWGLIACHHSQPRAIPLTTRLGCQALANGLSRQIRAKEDAELYRERLRLRSQEDLVLAKADSDGSLDAFLEKSGAELASLLTADGFAAVQGKDLFIFGTAPDRIDLRRIADHVRIPAATQPFSSSSLSRQWPEAEGFRQLASGLLAVTMSTEVPTVLMWFRAEKVELVEWAGNPHKNVEVTPGAQLQPRASFETWVESVRGKAPPWSHAEIEAATRIARLMLEQRNNKRLRDLNRELSITVRENETLLKQKDFLLKEVNHRVQNSLQLVSAFLRLQARDSKSPDIKQSLDEAQKRLNAVALVHRRLYQDDSIEVIDLARYIETLLVDTLQGMDQGWKEQLTVDLAPVLIATDRAVNIGLVLTELVINAQKYAYEGSTGPLTVKLEQHRGMMRLIVSDRGQGKQKSKAAGFGSRMLSAIVERLGGDLDEEDNMPGLRVILTAPIQMEKLG; encoded by the coding sequence ATGGACGATACAGACCAAACAGTGACCGACATCACGGCTTGTGACCGAGAACCGATTCATATTCCCGGATCAATCCAGCCGCATGGGATCCTGTTGGTCGTTGATCCTGCTTTGATGACGACCGTGGGAGAAGCCGGCGATATCGCCCGTTTCATTCCCGATTATGCCCGCGGCTTCAGCCTTGTTGCGGTTCTGGGACAGGCTCTGGCCGACGAAGCCAGGGATGCCGACGCCGGAAAGCTTACGGCTCTGGGCCGCATCCAGACCTCCGCCGGCCAAACGGATGCCGTCGCCTACCGGTCCGGCGCCTATCTGATCGTGGAACTCGAACAGGCCGAATCGGCGCCCGTCGAACCGGCACCCTTCCTTCTGGCGCTGGATGCGGCCACCATGCGCTTTGAAAGGACCATCAGCGTCAACGAGCTTTGCCGCGAGGGTGCGGACATGTTCCGCAGCCTGACGGGCTATGACAGGGTTCTGATCTACCAGTTTCTCGATGATGATGCGGGCGTGGTGATTGCCGAGAGCCATTCTTCGGGCGTTTCGAGCTTCCTCAACCATCATTTCCCCGCCTCCGACATTCCAAGACAGGCGCGCGCGCTTTATATCCGCAACCGGTCGAGGGTCATTCCGGATGTCGATTATCAGCCGCGTCCCATCCAATCCGACCGCGACCTTCGACAGCTCGACCTCAGCGACTCCACGCTGCGGAGCGTCTCGCCAGTGCACATCCAGTACCTGAAAAATATGGGGGTTGCGGCGTCGGCCTCCATCTCCATCGTCAAGGATGGCATATTGTGGGGGCTCATCGCCTGCCATCATAGCCAGCCAAGGGCAATTCCGCTGACGACGCGCCTGGGCTGCCAAGCCTTGGCGAATGGCCTGTCGCGACAGATCAGGGCAAAGGAGGACGCGGAACTGTATCGCGAGCGCCTGCGCCTGCGAAGCCAGGAGGATCTGGTGCTGGCCAAGGCGGACAGCGACGGATCGCTTGATGCATTTCTCGAAAAGTCAGGCGCCGAACTTGCCAGTCTTCTGACTGCGGATGGCTTTGCCGCCGTTCAGGGCAAGGATCTTTTTATATTCGGCACCGCGCCGGACAGGATCGACCTCCGGCGGATTGCCGATCACGTGCGCATTCCCGCGGCCACCCAGCCCTTTTCCAGTTCGAGCCTGTCACGGCAATGGCCGGAAGCCGAGGGGTTCCGCCAATTGGCAAGCGGCCTCCTGGCCGTCACCATGTCTACGGAAGTGCCCACCGTGCTGATGTGGTTTCGCGCCGAGAAGGTGGAACTGGTCGAATGGGCCGGCAATCCCCACAAGAATGTGGAGGTCACCCCCGGCGCGCAGCTTCAGCCGCGAGCCTCGTTCGAGACCTGGGTCGAAAGCGTCAGGGGAAAGGCGCCGCCTTGGAGCCATGCCGAGATTGAAGCGGCGACCCGCATTGCCCGACTGATGCTGGAGCAGCGCAACAACAAGCGCCTGCGCGATCTCAATCGCGAGTTGTCGATCACCGTTCGCGAGAACGAGACACTTCTGAAGCAGAAGGACTTCCTTCTGAAGGAGGTCAATCACCGCGTCCAGAACTCGCTTCAGCTGGTCTCCGCCTTTCTGCGCCTGCAGGCGCGCGATTCCAAGTCGCCCGACATCAAGCAGAGCCTGGATGAGGCCCAGAAGCGCCTGAATGCCGTGGCTCTTGTCCATCGCCGTCTTTACCAGGACGACAGTATCGAGGTCATCGATCTCGCCCGCTACATCGAGACCCTGCTGGTCGATACGCTGCAGGGCATGGATCAGGGGTGGAAGGAGCAGCTGACGGTGGATCTTGCGCCGGTTCTGATCGCCACCGACCGCGCCGTCAATATCGGCCTCGTTCTGACCGAACTCGTGATCAACGCCCAGAAATATGCCTATGAGGGCAGCACCGGTCCGTTGACCGTCAAGCTCGAGCAGCACCGCGGAATGATGCGGCTGATCGTGTCCGATCGCGGCCAGGGCAAGCAGAAATCCAAGGCCGCCGGATTCGGTTCGCGAATGCTCAGCGCAATCGTCGAACGGTTGGGCGGCGATCTGGACGAGGAGGACAATATGCCCGGCCTCAGAGTGATCCTGACGGCGCCGATCCAGATGGAGAAACTGGGGTAG
- a CDS encoding YbaK/EbsC family protein — translation MSLTSVKDFFAARAPDITIIETEQSSATVALAALAHHVLPDQIAKTICLRAGEDVVLLVASGDSRLDNRKFRDRFGAKPRMLGQEDVVAQTGHPVGGVCPFGLANPMKVYLDQSLRRHDLVVPAAGATNAAVRLSPDRMAELTHGEWVDVCQAPPPGASVSAGGLATAGGCDPNQ, via the coding sequence ATGAGCCTTACATCCGTCAAAGATTTCTTCGCCGCCCGCGCCCCGGACATCACGATCATCGAAACCGAGCAGAGCTCGGCGACCGTCGCCCTCGCCGCTTTGGCGCATCACGTGCTTCCGGACCAGATCGCGAAAACCATATGCCTGCGTGCCGGTGAAGATGTGGTCCTGCTCGTAGCCTCCGGCGACAGCAGGCTCGACAATCGGAAATTTCGGGATCGGTTCGGGGCAAAGCCGCGCATGCTGGGGCAAGAGGATGTGGTGGCGCAGACCGGCCATCCGGTCGGCGGCGTCTGCCCCTTCGGTCTTGCCAATCCCATGAAGGTGTATCTCGACCAGTCGCTGCGCCGGCACGATCTGGTCGTACCCGCCGCGGGCGCCACCAATGCGGCCGTGCGGCTTTCCCCCGACCGTATGGCAGAACTGACGCACGGCGAGTGGGTGGATGTCTGCCAGGCGCCTCCGCCAGGCGCCTCTGTCAGCGCCGGCGGCTTAGCCACCGCCGGCGGATGCGATCCAAATCAGTAG
- a CDS encoding cold-shock protein — protein sequence MATGTVKWFNATKGFGFIQPDDGAQDVFVHISAVERAGMAGLKDGQKIAYELVTDKRSGRVSADRLQAA from the coding sequence ATGGCTACAGGTACTGTGAAATGGTTCAATGCTACCAAGGGTTTTGGTTTCATTCAGCCCGATGATGGCGCTCAGGACGTTTTCGTTCACATCTCTGCTGTCGAGCGCGCCGGCATGGCGGGCCTCAAGGACGGCCAGAAGATCGCTTACGAGCTGGTGACGGACAAGCGTTCGGGCCGGGTTTCCGCCGACCGTCTGCAGGCTGCTTAA